From Cellulomonas dongxiuzhuiae, the proteins below share one genomic window:
- a CDS encoding DUF6318 family protein translates to MTSTTAQSSTPSPTPTPTPEAPPAPERPTDMQSADSEGAAAAASYFMQLYPYVLATGDLAEWDALSATTCEFCSNTRAEVERLQAAGQRSVGGVTVLSATGQDLGANGWYRATLSVAITPSEDIDKAGVVVDTNDGGTYTIDVAMTWSDGWTIDSAGIVETPVE, encoded by the coding sequence ATGACGTCGACGACGGCTCAGTCATCGACGCCTAGCCCTACGCCGACGCCAACACCGGAAGCGCCTCCAGCGCCGGAACGGCCGACGGATATGCAGTCCGCTGACTCCGAAGGTGCGGCAGCTGCGGCGAGCTACTTCATGCAGCTGTACCCGTACGTCCTCGCCACAGGCGATCTCGCCGAATGGGATGCCCTGTCGGCAACGACCTGCGAGTTCTGCTCCAATACCCGCGCGGAGGTAGAGAGGCTGCAAGCGGCGGGACAGCGGAGCGTCGGTGGTGTCACGGTGCTCTCGGCGACCGGACAGGACCTCGGTGCCAACGGCTGGTACAGGGCGACTCTCAGCGTGGCGATTACCCCCTCCGAGGACATCGATAAGGCGGGTGTCGTAGTCGACACGAACGACGGCGGCACGTACACGATCGACGTGGCGATGACGTGGTCTGACGGGTGGACCATCGACTCGGCCGGCATCGTCGAGACGCCTGTCGAATGA
- a CDS encoding Fic family protein, whose amino-acid sequence MHTAADTGHHGATDRSWPALAWEERPWRSTLPADLLSPSARDALRQPYRAAVTLPIADLDVRLPRTAAAAAEDASAAIRDFDAESAGDVVPFAAILLRSESASSSQIENLTSGAKQIALAELGEDTRRNAMQVVGNVHAMQAAIALSQTIDGQAILAMHRALLEGSDPATAGHWRTEQVWVGGTGYSPHGAAFVAPHPDRVPAAIDDLVAFADRDDIPPLVHAALTHAQFETIHPFPDGNGRTGRALIHALLRRRGLTRSVTVPVSAGLLVDTSAYFDALTAYRAGEPAAIVLELARAAHDAVANGRILLADLRAARDEWRTGIRARSDSSAWPLVDLVLHQPVINTATVQRELGISHTNAMRAIERLVAAGALTEVGGRRRSVLWQSTQVLTALDGFAARAGRRAWQRP is encoded by the coding sequence GTGCACACCGCTGCCGACACCGGTCACCACGGAGCGACGGACCGCTCGTGGCCGGCGCTCGCATGGGAGGAGCGACCGTGGCGGTCCACCCTGCCGGCCGACCTGCTCTCGCCGTCCGCGCGTGACGCCCTCCGGCAGCCCTACCGAGCAGCGGTCACACTCCCGATCGCCGACCTCGACGTGCGCCTCCCGCGCACGGCCGCAGCCGCCGCCGAGGACGCGTCAGCAGCGATCCGAGACTTCGACGCCGAGTCCGCCGGCGACGTCGTCCCGTTCGCTGCCATCCTGCTGCGGTCCGAGTCCGCGTCCAGCTCCCAGATCGAGAACTTGACGTCCGGCGCGAAGCAGATCGCCCTCGCAGAGCTCGGCGAGGACACCCGCCGGAACGCCATGCAGGTCGTCGGGAACGTCCACGCCATGCAGGCGGCGATCGCGCTGTCGCAGACGATCGACGGCCAGGCGATCCTCGCGATGCACCGCGCGTTGCTCGAGGGCTCCGACCCCGCGACGGCCGGCCACTGGCGTACCGAGCAGGTGTGGGTCGGTGGCACCGGTTACTCACCTCACGGCGCCGCATTCGTCGCCCCGCACCCCGACCGCGTCCCCGCCGCGATCGACGACCTCGTCGCCTTCGCCGACCGCGACGACATCCCACCGCTCGTGCACGCCGCCCTCACGCACGCGCAGTTCGAGACGATCCACCCGTTCCCCGACGGCAACGGCCGCACCGGTCGTGCCCTGATCCACGCCCTCCTGCGACGCCGGGGCCTGACGAGGTCCGTCACCGTTCCCGTCTCCGCCGGCCTGCTCGTCGACACGTCCGCGTACTTCGACGCGCTGACCGCCTACCGCGCGGGCGAGCCCGCCGCGATCGTCCTCGAGCTCGCTCGCGCCGCGCACGACGCCGTGGCGAACGGCCGCATCCTCCTGGCAGACCTGCGAGCGGCGCGCGACGAGTGGCGAACCGGGATCCGGGCGCGTTCGGACTCGTCCGCGTGGCCCCTGGTCGACCTCGTCCTGCACCAGCCGGTCATCAACACCGCCACCGTCCAGCGTGAGCTCGGCATCTCGCACACCAACGCGATGCGAGCCATCGAGCGGCTCGTGGCGGCAGGTGCGCTGACGGAGGTCGGCGGCCGACGCCGCTCGGTGCTGTGGCAGTCGACGCAGGTGCTGACCGCCCTGGACGGGTTCGCCGCGCGGGCCGGGAGGCGAGCGTGGCAGCGCCCGTGA
- a CDS encoding putative T7SS-secreted protein translates to MSRPYSWYPLASSDPVPGDPAVVRAGGDHYRQVAAAIGDAERVLRALVDAQDAVSEAVDAIRDRTHAVADRIRRAHARYDAAGDALVRYSIQLDLAQTESLDALHTARSAQHSLDLAEDAVRRSRILLEDATDLGEDTTTQQRALTSARTERSDAEIDLTRARLALAKAVERRDAAAARAMDELDTGMEDTLHDGWWEDWGADVAQTVSTWAGNISAGLGIASLLLGWVPVVGPIIMAAAVVAGAVALVADLALALKSGDGEDWFNVVMGVVGLASFGAGRVLARAVDAFDVSARAATSQAAGQATRSVVSRVTRLFSRSRAPDAPPAASAHSLIGGGPASSSRLAAAWDQVMSVRGWDRVLALAGHGELVGHNNVLRSRLWDAFPFQPRTFLTLLGPTVQGTLLETTASVLYVGDAAMAFTSTAKSVVDHVDRPALDPAQRLDL, encoded by the coding sequence GTGAGCCGGCCGTACTCCTGGTACCCGCTGGCCTCCAGCGACCCCGTCCCCGGCGACCCGGCCGTCGTCCGCGCCGGTGGCGACCACTACCGCCAGGTCGCCGCCGCCATCGGCGACGCCGAGCGGGTCCTGCGCGCACTGGTCGACGCCCAGGACGCGGTCTCGGAGGCGGTCGACGCGATCCGCGATCGCACCCACGCCGTCGCCGACCGCATCCGCCGGGCGCACGCCAGGTACGACGCCGCCGGTGACGCCCTCGTGCGGTACTCGATCCAGCTCGACCTCGCCCAGACCGAGTCGCTCGACGCCCTGCACACGGCCCGGTCCGCACAGCACTCCCTGGACCTCGCCGAGGACGCCGTCCGCCGCTCGCGGATCCTGCTCGAGGACGCCACCGACCTCGGCGAGGACACCACGACCCAGCAGCGCGCCCTCACCTCCGCGCGCACGGAACGCTCCGACGCCGAGATCGACCTCACCCGCGCCCGGCTCGCCCTCGCCAAAGCCGTCGAACGCCGCGACGCCGCCGCCGCACGGGCCATGGACGAGCTCGACACCGGCATGGAGGACACGCTCCACGACGGGTGGTGGGAGGACTGGGGCGCCGACGTCGCGCAGACCGTGTCGACGTGGGCGGGGAACATCAGCGCCGGCCTCGGCATCGCCTCGCTGCTGCTCGGCTGGGTGCCGGTCGTCGGCCCGATCATCATGGCGGCGGCCGTGGTCGCGGGCGCCGTGGCGCTCGTCGCGGACCTCGCGCTGGCCCTGAAGAGCGGCGACGGAGAGGACTGGTTCAACGTCGTCATGGGGGTGGTGGGGCTCGCGTCGTTCGGGGCGGGGCGGGTTCTGGCCCGGGCGGTGGACGCGTTCGACGTGTCAGCGCGCGCGGCCACGTCGCAGGCCGCGGGGCAGGCCACGCGGTCGGTCGTCAGCCGAGTCACGCGACTGTTCTCGCGATCACGCGCGCCTGACGCGCCTCCCGCCGCGTCGGCACACTCACTGATAGGCGGCGGACCCGCATCGAGCAGCCGCCTGGCTGCCGCCTGGGACCAGGTGATGTCTGTCCGTGGCTGGGATCGGGTGCTCGCGCTCGCGGGGCACGGGGAACTGGTGGGGCACAACAACGTCCTGCGCTCCCGACTCTGGGACGCCTTCCCCTTCCAGCCAAGGACGTTCCTGACCCTGCTCGGCCCAACCGTCCAGGGCACGTTGCTCGAGACCACCGCGTCCGTGCTCTACGTCGGGGACGCCGCGATGGCTTTCACGTCGACCGCGAAGTCGGTAGTCGACCATGTCGACCGGCCCGCACTCGACCCAGCGCAGCGCCTCGACCTGTGA
- a CDS encoding dual specificity protein phosphatase family protein, whose translation MLIEAADTIADLRAQGQKVALHCAEARSRTSAVAAVYAIRHRGVPKGEALAALQATLPDYAPKQFLLDAVGRIAEAVDSGQEEGDE comes from the coding sequence GTGCTGATCGAAGCCGCCGACACGATCGCCGACCTGCGCGCCCAGGGGCAGAAGGTCGCGCTGCACTGCGCCGAGGCGCGCTCGCGCACGTCCGCCGTCGCTGCTGTCTACGCGATCAGGCACCGGGGGGTCCCGAAGGGCGAGGCGCTGGCGGCGCTGCAGGCGACGCTGCCGGACTACGCGCCGAAGCAGTTCCTGCTCGACGCGGTGGGGCGGATCGCGGAGGCAGTCGATTCGGGCCAGGAGGAGGGTGACGAGTGA
- a CDS encoding DUF6318 family protein, with amino-acid sequence MPTRGSGRRALAVSALMLALGMALAGCTDGEPVAPTPTAVTSPTVSSIPSPTPTTGSVTAPAQPESMATPSAEGAAAAAGYFLSLYPYARSTGDAAAWQALSGEECEFCASVADEVATLVAEGTAVKGGDISIESAEGTEVIALESYSANLTFAEAPTEKWEDATILSTGAGGRYSALVALRWNGDGWEIRAVDLAPSS; translated from the coding sequence ATGCCCACACGTGGATCGGGACGACGCGCGCTCGCAGTGTCGGCACTGATGCTGGCACTGGGGATGGCGCTGGCGGGGTGTACGGACGGCGAGCCAGTCGCACCGACGCCAACGGCCGTCACGTCACCCACGGTGAGCTCGATCCCATCCCCCACGCCGACGACCGGCTCGGTGACCGCGCCAGCACAGCCCGAGTCAATGGCGACACCGAGCGCCGAGGGTGCAGCCGCGGCAGCGGGCTACTTCCTCTCGCTCTACCCGTACGCGCGGTCAACGGGCGACGCAGCTGCGTGGCAGGCGCTCTCAGGAGAAGAGTGCGAGTTCTGCGCCTCCGTGGCGGATGAGGTGGCGACGCTCGTCGCGGAGGGCACCGCCGTCAAGGGCGGTGACATCTCGATCGAGTCCGCCGAGGGCACCGAGGTCATCGCGCTGGAGTCGTACTCAGCGAACCTCACATTTGCTGAGGCCCCGACTGAGAAGTGGGAGGACGCCACCATCCTCTCCACCGGCGCGGGCGGCAGGTACAGCGCACTCGTCGCTCTCCGGTGGAATGGGGACGGCTGGGAGATTCGGGCGGTCGACCTCGCGCCGTCGTCATGA